Below is a window of Allomuricauda ruestringensis DSM 13258 DNA.
AGTTTGCCTACTTGCCCAACCTTGGGAGCGTAAGGTTACGGCTTTCAGCTAAAGGAACAGATAAAGAAGCATTAATGGCCGGTATAGAGGAACAGGTTAAAAAGTTGTATCCTTTGATTGGCGACATAATTTATGGTGAAGAGGAGGAAGATGGAAGAGTGGAGAAACAGATCGGTACTTTATTGACCGATAAAAAAATGAGCTTGGCCACCGCCGAAAGTTTTACGGGCGGCAGTATTGCAGAAAGAATTACGGCGGTGCCGGGAGCATCCAATTATTTTAAGGGAAGTATAGTGTGCTATGCCACCGAGATGAAAGTGAAATTGTTGGACGTGCCACAAGAGCTTATAGACAAACATTCCGTGGTCAGCGAAGAAGTTGCCGTAGCCATGGCCAATAATGTGAAGAAAAAGTTGGAAACCGATTTTGCGATTGCCACTACAGGTAACGCGGGACCCACCAAAGGTGATTCCGATGCCGAGGTGGGAACGGTATATATAGGTATAAGTACGCCAAAGGCTACTTTTGCCCAAAAATTCGTGATGGGCAAGCATCGGGAAAGGGTCGTGAAAAAGTCTGTAAACAAGGCTTTTGAACTCTTGTACAAAGAAATTTTAAATTTCTGAAAAAGAATTTTGTACGTCCCATTAAAATGGTATAAATTTGCAGCCTCAATAAAATCACTCAAATAGTTAGGGAGATGTCTAAAGTTTGTGAAGTAACAGGAAAAAAGGTGATGTTTGGAAACAACGTTTCCTTTTCTATCAATAAGACCAAAAGGAGGTTCGATGCGAATATCTCCAAGAAGAGATTTTATATTCCAGAGGAAGATCGTTGGATAACCTTGAACGTTTCTGCCCGTGGGTTGAAAATCATCAACAAAAAAGGAATCTCTGCTGTCTTGAAGGAAATCAATTCCAAAAAGTAAGTTGTAAAAGCATTATAAGTACAATACAATGGCAAAGAAAGGAAATAGGGTTCAGGTAATTTTAGAGTGTACAGAGCACAAAGAATCTGGTATGCCAGGTACTTCTAGATACATTACCACAAAGAACAAAAAGAACACGCCAGATAGGATGGAAATCAAAAAATTCAACCCTATCCTTAAGCGTATGACGGTTCATAAAGAAATTAAGTAATAGCTTTTTACAAAGTAAAAGGCAGAAAAACATAAGCCATGGCAAAGAAAACAGTAGCAACGCTTCAGTCATCATCCAAAAGATTGACAAAGGCCATCAAAATGGTTAAATCTCCAAAAACTGGGGCTTACACTTTTGTAGAGTCTGTAATGCCACCAGAAATGGTAAATGACTGGTTGAACAGCAAATAAGGAAAACTTCCTTGCACAATATAGAAGCCGCTTTTTAGCGGCTTTTTTATTTTTATGACTTTGTATTTTACTAACTTCGACTACAATCATAAGCGTAATCCGTCCCGATCAAATTTTGTATTAACAAAACTCCCCTTACTTTCCTATCTTTGACCATTAGCAAAGAACACAGGATGAGTCTATTCAAAAATATATTTTCAAAGGATAAAAAAGAGACCTTGGACAAGGGGCTCGAAAAATCCAAAACCACTTTTTTCGGTAAATTAGGAAAGGCCGTAGCGGGCAAATCCAAAGTTGATGATGAGGTACTTGATAGTCTGGAAGAAATCTTGGTAACTTCCGATGTGGGCGTGAACACCACCCTTAAAATCATTGATCGTATTGAAGAACGAGTGTCACGGGATAAGTACATGGGCACCGACGAACTCAACACTATCTTACGTGAAGAAATTGCAGGTTTGCTTTCTGAAACAAATTCAGGGGAGGAT
It encodes the following:
- a CDS encoding competence/damage-inducible protein A; amino-acid sequence: MQAEIITIGDEILIGQIVDSNSAFISKELNKIGVSVYQITSVQDDREHILKSLKEAGERSSVVIITGGLGPTKDDVTKHALCEFFEDELVRDDSVLGHIEELFRKYITTPISDLNREQAMVPSNATVLHNEFGTAPGLWMKKGKTAYASLPGVPYEMRNLIIKSVLPKIIEDYERPHIVHKTIMTYGMGESAVAEKLEDWENNLPSFIKFAYLPNLGSVRLRLSAKGTDKEALMAGIEEQVKKLYPLIGDIIYGEEEEDGRVEKQIGTLLTDKKMSLATAESFTGGSIAERITAVPGASNYFKGSIVCYATEMKVKLLDVPQELIDKHSVVSEEVAVAMANNVKKKLETDFAIATTGNAGPTKGDSDAEVGTVYIGISTPKATFAQKFVMGKHRERVVKKSVNKAFELLYKEILNF
- the rpmB gene encoding 50S ribosomal protein L28 — protein: MSKVCEVTGKKVMFGNNVSFSINKTKRRFDANISKKRFYIPEEDRWITLNVSARGLKIINKKGISAVLKEINSKK
- the rpmG gene encoding 50S ribosomal protein L33, with translation MAKKGNRVQVILECTEHKESGMPGTSRYITTKNKKNTPDRMEIKKFNPILKRMTVHKEIK
- a CDS encoding DUF4295 domain-containing protein, encoding MAKKTVATLQSSSKRLTKAIKMVKSPKTGAYTFVESVMPPEMVNDWLNSK